The sequence GGGTCTCCTGGTCTTTCCTTTTAACCCACTATGACTCGCATTTCTTGGGTTGCTCTTTACTAGCATATGTTAAAGGTTAATACTGACTGTGGCTTTTGAGATTATCTGGGATCCTTAGCTAGGGGTGTTCTCATTCATGATTATTATGGTAATTAGTCGCAAACTTATGCAATGCATGAGAACATGTAATATAATTTGTGGGgccatggattttgggatttggccgagagcatattgttttggccgagaagcatgggtggtccgagtccgaggagtactatctcctcggataaagctAAATGCAAatctggtatagatcctaatgatcaaggatgatcttTCAaaaagttctaatgatagcaacgagcatcatgaacgtacaagagggataaggactcaaaaatatctaagagaaagctgctaccaccgcattaatgaggaagtgacctctgaacagtattatgacagccttacagccaccccagaagacttttagagggggttgatgggacaagtatcaccataaaccatcaactgtccacatgtagtccacgtGTAGGGGAAGGATGAAcagagagatgtaatataaataaaggTAGAGATCCTAGGAGAAAGgggggaggaaaaaaagagaagagaaagccctatagcaatctcaacaactcctgtaaccattgtcatccaatatatactagaacagagctcctcggactatgccgaggacaaactttctcgcacaaaccgggttcaattcttgttggctcatcgtccaaaaccatattaactgctatccatgcactaaaacctagctctttgacccactctctacaaatttattgtactgggttcacgggaccaagatcccttacattttgggcttggtctgaaaatcgtgtccctacataattattttataagaatgtaATGTAAAATTTGTAGGTTAAATAATGCATGTgttatttagaaatattttctatttttataaatttcatttaataGAACGTATAATGTATTCtacattcaacaacaatacaTACATACGcgtgcgcgcgcgcacacacacacacacacacatatatataaatgaaaaacgtaatttaataaaaatatataaattacataatcatagtatttttatatataaatgcagaaattttatttaaatgactttttttatttatatataccaTAATCAAATGACTAATTTGAACATatccaagaattttttttttaaatgtacaaTTCCATTCCATGGAATACATGTAACATGTTACATTAAGTTTAAAATTCTTATATAAGTTTAGAAttctagcttcttcttttttcttttcaaatataagtataataAGGCCTATATTATTGAAACCTAAATTTTAAGGTAAccttttgaatttatttatcatttttattgcttttttagtCCATATCTCTAATTTCAAATgccttttttgtttatattttttgccAAAAACTAAATAGTTTAACCCaaatagaatataattttatacttttcaacccaaaaaataagGGGATGGGGGAATTTTGAGCCCAAAACTAAAATGGCAACatacaaaaagaattaatttaaaaccTAATTAGTCCAAAATGGTTTGAATGAACTGAAgtagaccaaagtggaccgaatgggCCAAAGTGAACCAAATTGACCAAAGTAAACCAAATTGGACTAAAATGGATTGAAAGACTACGCTGATGTGGCTCAAAAGGAGtatagcaataataaatattatgctttagcttttagatattttataatCATGGCATCTATCTATTTATCCGCATAACCTCCCCTACAGTATCATCATCGCAATAGAGTTAATTTAGTTATtcatgtaattttatttaataaactaCTGCATGGTCCAATGTCATTCCTAAACTTGATTCCTAATTGCTAAGAGTAGTATTCAATTAACATGTTGGTGGCAAAAAggagaaaacattttcaatgtATATGTAAGCctttattttgaacaaaatgaGTTATCTTCATTCAGTTGCAAGTCAGAGTTccctcaataaaataaaatttttaaattttaaattttttttagccaaGATAAAATATTGTCAATAATTTTAATGTCATAAATATTTAGTCAATTTTAAaggtgggattttttttttttggtattaccATTCCTAGCTTGTAAAGTAATAGTATTAAGTAATTTTGACTTTagggttgaattttttatttttcaaaattctagtgttaaatttgttacttttgaaacCATAGGATTTAATTTGGACTACCACTAAGCTATAGGTTTAAAGTGAAATTTTCCCATTTATTTTTCGAttatattaattgatttagTAAGTGTTAGGGATTAAGTGTTCTAATGCATGCGTAGAGCATtggatatatataataaaaaaatgagatcTTAAAATAATTAGTTTTATTCTAcgaaatttattaataagaccgaCGCTAAGGATAGCACCATAAATGGCTGCCACATTTATGGTtatcacaatagtgttcttcaCCCATTTTTTTGATTTACCAACTCAATATTTTGGTCAAAATACACAAAAACACTAGAAAAGATAATTGAaccaactaaaaattatttacattaaaatacaattatattatatattttatatataatataatgaaaaacacatattaagcattcaaagaaaaaatcatgACACTTATGGTCTGTAAGGGCTGGTTTTGACTCTTGGGCCCAAACGACTGAAGGACCCAGGCCCAaatagcccaacacaatgaatttgttagagtgTGGGCTTCGAAACTAGGCTTTCATGAGTGAGATAGTGCTTACCATAGGCcaagaaaaatcaaagagaCAAGGAAAAATAGAAGGCAATCACAATATTGAGAAGGATAATTCTTCTCAAATAAGTCCTAGGAGGTTTTGTTCTTCAATATATCACTATCAGACTTGtttacaatttcctttctttGTGCTACAGCAtttttctttgctatttttCCGATCCCTCCTCTCCGAGAGACCTTCCCTCTTATATAGGCCCTTCTAGATGATCCAAgccttccatttgttgatcacgCAGGCCACCACTCAAGTGTCAGTCCCATCAACCACCTTCCATGTACCCCTGTGAGATGCGGCAACCAAGGCAACACTGTTCAAGgatcttctccacataaatgtaGCCAGAAGGTTTGGtaggatgcattaaatgtggtggcagccttCAGCTCTTCAATCACGTCAATGCTAGTCCCCATCCTAAAGCTCTTTCTGCATAGTAAGGCCTCCTTTGATGACGTGATGATGGTGTGATCATAGAATCCGAGGACATGGACTCCTTGGCGCAGTAACAAACCTTCTCGACCATGCTATGACACGTGGCATAATTGCCTTACTCGAAATTCTAGTACCCCATAATAGCCTCTCAAAATTCCCATTGGTTTCCTCCCATACGAGAAGAGAAATGGGGTTTTGACTTTAGGCAGTTAAATTGACACGTGTCTCTGACTCCCATGCGTGCGAACGTCGTTTCACGTGTCTCGTAACTGTACTTGACGCTTCGTAGTCCGCAACACTTCATCAAATGCTCCAGGCAGTGTCTTGTTTCCCGCATCCAATGGTGAGATGGAGATCCTACGGTTGACATTTTTCCTCGAATTTTGGGTGGGATAACTCTCACCCAAAGCCCACCTCCGATATAAGGCGCCTGGAGAGTTCATTTCACTcactttacaaatttttgaaCTCTCTAGGCTTCCCATAATCCCAAGCTTCCCAGATTTCTCAACTCCTCCCATTCCCAAGAAGTTCCTACGGCGtacttctctctcatttttgtaAGTTTTTCATCTCTAGGCTATTTTCTCCTCGGCCTTCTATTTTCTTCCTCCTTTTCTTAGACACCCCATTCGCCTCTCTCTCTAGTCTGTTTAGATGAGTAGTTTCAACCACCTAGTAGATTCTCCCGCCGGTATGGAGGgatttagggccaaataccacatcccCCTAAGAGTTTCCCTGCGGTATTACGCTCTAGGGCAATGGCACACCGATAGGCAAGAGGGGGAGGTGGTCATTCctatgatcgccttcatagaagaGGGAATGACTCTCCCCATGGGTAGcgtgactagggattacctACTTGCCCATGGGCTGTGCCCACACTAATGCGTGCCCAAcctatttagggttttaggCAATGTAGACGCCCTTAATGCACatatgggtctgaacctcacctagCACGACGTCTTtttcatgtacgagtgccattcACTTGGTGACTCCGGGTATTACCTTAAATCCTGATCCTCAGCCGTTAGGCTCGTATCGtgtcttcccaagtccaacaagggcatgaaggacgactacttgatcacTTCTAGGGAATGGCACAACAGTCTTCATTGTCTGACCCAGGAGAGGGAGCCAGGTCTTAGGTTTAGGTTCCTCGTCATTAGACTTTGTTTTATGACCcccccttttcctttttttttgattgggtgTTCATTGTTCTGTCTGTGGTTTTTCTTCTTGGTTGTGTTTATAGATAAGAGATACGTGGCCCCCAACATTTGGTTCATTAACATCAACGATCTCAACAGGGTGCTCATGTCCGAGGTGTTCATGAGCGAAGATGGGCAATTAAGGGCTGTCCATCTCATTCTCGACTTCCAGCCCCTATCCGATTCCTTTTAAGAGGTTGGCAACATAATTTGAGCGGGCGAACCTCGGCTCAATTGCATAAACGTCATTGCGCCAAGTTTTCTAGCCCGAGAAGACAAGGTGCAAGTTGTTTGACCTCGTCCACGTGCTCCCCGAGGAACAGCGATTCCAAGAGAAGAAACTGCCTCTTCTCATCTATCACTCGAGGAGGAAATTGACAAGTTCTGTCTcaaggaagaaaaggaagaggcGGGAGATCCTGTCATCCACCTCTCGGACGAAGAGGATGAGTTGGACAGAACCTCGGGTGTTCGTGCCCCTAGCCTCGTAATCGTGCGCATTGACAGCAAttcaaaggaagaggaagagatggCCCTGAATAAGAGGAAGACTTTAAAGGACCTCCTTGCAAATAGGGCTAAGGGGCAGACTTTGAAGGACCCTATGGCGCCCCAGCTCCTTCCCGCTCTCTCCCTTCCTCCCTCTCCTCTAGGCAGCTTGCTCCCCATACCCAAcctaaagaagaagagaaaggagaAAGACGAGActgaggagggggaggtggcttGGCAAAGGGAGTCGAAGCAGCAGAAAATGGCCAAGGGCCAGACACGGGCTTCCTCTGTCGATAGCAGGGAAGAGCGTAAATGGCAGAGGTGCACCACCAAAACCCCCCTTAGGCTCCTCGGCTAGAGCTAGATGGGGCTACCATCCTTCGGAACTCATCCATTAGGGAGTTCCAGAAAGGGCACGCCCACTACTTGGCCGAAGCCCTAGAGCAGCCTGTCCTTCTGCCTAAGGATATAACTGCCCTAAAGAAAATGAGGTAGCAGAAGCTTTTCCTATCCCTGAAGAAGGATCTTGCCTTGGTAAGTTCCTCGCCCCccccccttcttctttttttttttattttttttattttacttttggcTATCTTCTTCcatttcttctttcctttgagTAACGCGCTCGTTTGTCACCTTTATGCAGGCCATCCAAGAGGTGTTTATCACCGAGGAGTGGGTGAACGACCCTCGAAACAAGGCTAAGGCCAAGGCCAACCTTTGGGCCGACGCTGACAAGGCCCTGGGAGTGGCTGAGCTAAAAATCCAGGACCTCGACACAAAGCTAATAGAGGAGGAGAGGGGGAGATGAAGCGCTAAGGCCAGACTCAAAACCGCTGAAAGCCAAGCTAAAGGGCAACGCAAGAAGCTCCACTATGCCAAAATAAAGTGAGCTATGGCCCAGCAGAAAGTCTTAGACTTGAAGGCAAAGCTGGCCAAGACTAAGGAGGCAGCCTAGACCATTAAGGAGACAGCGGAGGCCTCAACGCAAGCCTCCTATAACCAAGGGGTAGAGGAGACCAAGATTCGCTTGGCAGAGGAGCTCACCGAGGTTTGTAGGGAATACTGCCAGATAGTATGGACAGAAGCCCTGAACGTGGCGGGAGTCCTAACTACCTCGGAGTGGAGGAAGCTTGAGAACGTGTGGTATCCCCCAGATATCCGTGCGGCTCCAGCTACCCTTCCACCTTCAACTACCCTTGAGCCTACTCCCCTCGAGCAGCTCCCTGCCACCCAGagctctctccctccctccaaGGTCTCCACAGGGCCTGAATAGGCTGGTGATCAAGGCCAAGGGGCTGAGGGGGCCTAGAGCAAAGGGGCTGGCCAGGGTGGTCCTCGGCCAGGAGAGAAGGGTAAAGGCAAGGAGGTTGCATCCCTAATAGGGGTCAAGGGATCAACAACTGCCCTCAAGATCAAGGATGCTGAGGCCACATCCAAGGATGATCCCCCTCCTAAAGCCAAGGATGTTGAGACTATGTCTAAGGAAGATCTCCCTCCCAAGGCCAAGGCATAGTTTTTTAGGATCCTTCTCTTATTGTAATCAAGATTATTTTGtcctacttttcttttctttcttgcaaTCTTCTTTCTTGGAAATCTACCTATAGATGTAACATAACTATTCCTTTATCTAATGAAAAgactttaaatttttattctgtGTATGTCCCTTTTTGTTTGCCATATTTGTATCTAGCTAGCTATAGTCCTTTCTTTGCCCTTTGCTGAGGCTTTTAAGTAAATAACGCCTCTACAAGTGAACATCCTTgttttaacaataataaatgcCGAGGAATTTGTTATTTATTCGGACAAGATAGGACCATGTAAGTAATGAGAAAAAATGACTAAGTGTTAGTATTGGAAGATTCATTAAGTATTAATTTCCTTAGGGCAGGTAATCCGAGGGTTCGCATAAGTAGTGGAAAGTGTTAATCTATCCATGGCACGGGGTATAAGTGGTCAAGCATAACTAAAGCTCTGTTTAACACTAAACAAATTTAGTTAAGGttttaatttacccaaggcgtagccgaggttctgtttaacacttagaatatgTAATTAATCAagatgttaatttacccaaggcatggccAAGATCCTGTTTAACACTTGGAGTATgtaattaaaatgttaatttacctaaaGCATGGccgaggttctatttaatacttaaagtatgtaattaaaatgttaatttacccaagacatgaccgaggttctgtttaacacttagagtaTGTaattaagatgttaatttcccaagGCATGAccgaggttctatttaacacttagagtaTGTAATCCAAAATAGGTGGTCCAAAGGACCAGGCGTGACTAAGGTAACACATAATGTAAGAAGGGTAACGCATAGTGTCATAGACGATATAGGACAACAaagaatttcattaataataatacattcacaggttatttacatttcagGGACGTGGtataacattttcatctaaatcttcaaGGTAAGAAGCCCCTATTCCAGCTATCGAGGTGATGCGGTATGGcccttcccaattgggccctaactttccccatgctgggttcttcgCAGTGCCTAGAACCTTTCTtaacaccaaatccccaggtGTTAGCGGCCGTAACTTCACGTTTAAGTCGTACCCTTGCTTGAGCTTGTGTTGATAGTAGGCCAATTGAATCATGGCATTTTCCCTTTGTTCTTCAATCAAATCTAAGCTCTTCTCTAACAGTCTATCGTTGTTACTCGAAGTGAAAGAGCTTGTCTTCAGTTTTGGGAACTTGGTCTCGACAGGAATCACGGTCTCAGCTCCGTAAGTCATTGAAAATGGGGTCTCCCCCGTGGATCTGTGAGGTGTGGTCCAATATGTCCAAagaacatgtggcaattcttctacccactttccctttgcatcatccaacctcttcttgagtccattgactatgaccttaTTGACAGCCTCGACCTATCCATTCCCCTATGGATAAGCtaggggtggagtatctatttgtaaTGCCCAGGTCACTACAATACCTCctaaaggctttgctatcaaattgaaggcTGTTGTCCGAGATGAAGGTATGAGGAATCCCAAATCGagtaacaatgtttttccaCAAAAATATCTTGGCGTCCATATCCCTGATGTTTGATAAGGGCTCGACTTCAaaccacttggtaaagtaatcagtGCTGACCAAAAGCCACCTCTTGTTCCTTGCCGCTTTAGGGAAAGGTCTCACAATATCCAAGCCTCATTGCGCaaagggccaaggactagaGAGGGGGTTAAGAACACCCCCAAGTTAGAGAATGTTTAAGGCGAACCTCTAGCACTGGTCACACTTCCTCACATATTCCTAGGCTTCCCTCTGCACACCCGGCCACCAGTATGCTTGAGTAAGTGCCCTATGAGATAGAGATCTGCAACTTGTGTGACTCCTACAAATTCCTTCGTGCAATTCTTCTAGGAGAGGTTCTACTGCCTCAGgatgtacacacaacaagtaagGCCCAGAGAAAAaccgtttatacaattttttgtCCTCTAATAACCAAAAATGAGGAGCCTTTCTCCGAACCTTATTAGCCTCCCCCTTTTCGTCAGGCAAGATGTTGTCTTCAAGAAATAACATAATAGAATCCATCCAGCTGGGCCCCACCGAATCTAGTGAAGGAGAACCCAccctttccttttccctctcAGCAGGCTTGCACAGGTCTTCAACCAGGATCACCTGAGGCAAGCCTTGCGCCAAGAAGGTTGCGAGAGTGGCAAGGGAGTCTAAGTGCGTGTTTCTACTCCTCAGAACTTGTTGTAAGGAGAAAGACTCGAATTCCGCCTGCAAGCGCCTAACTTAGTTCAGGTAATCCTACATCCTTAGGTGTCATGCTTCCAGCTCTACCTTCACTTGGCCTACGACTAATCTCGAGTCTGAAAATATCTCCACTGCTCGCCCTCCTATCTTCTGTACCATATCTATTCCTGTCAACAGAgcctcatactcagcctcattattggTGGCCGAGAAGCCTAGCCTTAAGGACTTTTCAATAGTGATCCACTTAGGGGACATGATAACTAGCCACATTCCTAATCCCCTCTGATTAGTTGCACCATCTATATACACCTTCCATGGCAAAAGCTCTTGGACAACGACCaccccaactgattttccatccatgttaGCCTCTCCCTTTTTTCCATTGGCAAATGTTCAGCAAATTCGGCCACTAAGTCCGCCAGGATCTGGCCCTTCATGGAAGTGAGTCGCACATACTTGATGTCGAAAGCTCCTAGAATTGTCCCCCACTTTGCAATCCTCCTCGTGTAGTCCGCTACTCGAAGCAGTGATCGAAGGGGGAGTTGGGTTAGAACCACAACTGTGTGTGCCTAAAAGTAATGCAAGAGCTTTCGCGTAGCGTGTACTACTACCAAAATGGCCTTCTCCAAGGGTAGATAACAGACTTCTGCCTTATGTAGTAATTTGCTCACATAGTAGATTGGTTTCTGCACCCTATTGTTGGCTCTCACCAATACCAGACTCACCGCGTGGGATGCTACTGCGATGTAAGAAAATAGAACTTCCTCCTTCTCGGGTTTGGACATAATAGGTGACCGAGAGAGATATTCCTTCAACTGTTGGAAGGCCGAGGAGCATTCCtctgtccattcaaatcccttccatttGTGTAGCAGCTGGAAGAAAGGTC comes from Castanea sativa cultivar Marrone di Chiusa Pesio chromosome 3, ASM4071231v1 and encodes:
- the LOC142629155 gene encoding uncharacterized protein LOC142629155, yielding MDAKIFLWKNIVTRFGIPHTFISDNSLQFDSKAFRRSTGETPFSMTYGAETVIPVETKFPKLKTSSFTSSNNDRLLEKSLDLIEEQRENAMIQLAYYQHKLKQGYDLNVKLRPLTPGDLVLRKVLGTAKNPAWGKLGPNWEGPYRITSIAGIGASYLEDLDENVIPRP